The following DNA comes from Chitinophagales bacterium.
ATATAATAGATGAAAAAACGGCAATAGATAAAAACTCCGTAAGCGGAGAAGATAAAAATCTTTTACGCAGCACTTTGTTCATCAAATTAAAAAAGCTTTCGTTTTCTTCTTTAAACTGCTTTTTGCGATAATTTTCGGCAGTAAAGGCTTTAACTATTCTAATGCCGCTTATAGTTTCATCAAAAAGAGAGGCTAAAAAACCTAATTTCTTTTGCCCTTCAAAAGAGGGTTTTTTTAAGGATTTGCCCAAAGCACCAATTAAAAATGCAATTATTAGTATCAAAATAAATACAAAAAGTGTAAGCTGATAACTAATGGCAAAAAGTATAGCAAGACTTATAATAATAGTTAGCGGTTCTTTTACTAAAACTTCTAAAATGTTAAGTACTCCGTGTTCTACTTCTACTACATCGGCAGTTAGCGAGCTCACTAAATCTCCTTTTTTATGCTTGTTGTAATAAGACAAAGGCAACTGCAATACTTTTTCATTGAGTTCATTTCTAATATCTCTTACTACGCCATTTCTTATGGGAGCTAAAAAATATTGAGCTAAAAATCGGAATAGGTTTTTAAGTAAAAACACTAAAGTAGTTAGAATGGCAAGAAATATTAACCCAGCTTCTTTACTATCGTATTTACTTATTTGCGAAGTAACTAAATAATTTAAAAAATCTTTTAGAAAATCAATATTTAAACCAAAAGCGGGCATGGTGGTAACGCCTCTTTCGGGATGAAAAATAATATCTAAAAAGGGCATAACTACTGTTAGCGAAAAAACACCCAAAACAACATAAATTATGTTGAAAATAATATTTAGGGCAATTTCTCCTTTATAATTTTTAAGATATTTATTAAATGCCGTTAATTCTTTCATTATTGGTGCAAAGATAGGCAATTAGTTAATTTGAAAATACGTATGCCTTTTAGCTTGTATAAAGATACACGTATAAACTGTATAAAAAAGTGCTACAACAATGATGCTCTTTATATAAATAATACCAATTGTATATTTTTAATGAGTACAAAAAGGGCAACTATTACGTTGCCCTAAGTACATTAAAACTACTGTTTAAAATTTTTATTTACTTTTTCTTTGGCTTAAAATCTGCTCTGCTCCTTGTATCCATTTTTCAGGACCACCAGCCACATACCCCGTTTTGCCTATAGCTTCTATATTGTATTGCTTAGTATCTTTGTTAAAGTTTAAATCAAATATCCAAATAGTAGGATACCCGGATACTCTAAATGCTTGCTGCAATGATGAATTTTGAGCCTTTAAATCTTCCGGCAATGGCGTTCTTCTTGGAAAATCTAACTCTAATAATATTACATTTTCTTTAGCCCATTTTTTAAATTCATCTGTATTAAATACTTCCTTTTTTAGTCTTATACACCAGCCACACCAATCGCTTCCTGTAAAATTAGCCAATATAGGTTTGCCTGTTTTTTTAGATTCTTTTTGTGCATCTTCTACATATTTATACCAATCGCCATTCATTCTGTCATTATCAGAAGGCATTATTGCTTTTTCTTTCTTCTCTGCATGTTTAGTATTGTTTCCTGCTTTTAAATTTCCTGCTAAAAACAAACAAGCTACAACTAACAATAGGGTGCTAAAATTCTTCATTTATCTTCGTTTTCTATTCTTTATTCAATTACTATACCAATATTTGGCACTCAACGCGTGAAATTATATTTTTTTCTTTAATTCTTCAACTATTGTATATACTGCCGGGCAAATTTCAACATTCTTAACAGTTATTCCTAAATGGCGGTGCATTTTGTTGTCATCGGTATGTGGATATTCTCTGCATGCCTTAGGGCGAACTTCATAAATGCCACAATAATTATCATCGGCTAAAAAAGGGCAAGGCAAAGTATTTAACACATAATCTTGGTCTTCATCTATATGCAAATATGACGAAACAAATTGACCGGGTTTCATTTTTAAATGAGTGGATATGCGTTCTATGTCTTTTTGTGTAAAAAGAGGACCTGTGGTTTTACAGCAGTTGGCACATTTTAAACAGTCAGTACAAGCAAAAACTTCTTCATGAGCCTCATTAAACAAAGTATCCAATTCGCCATTTTTGAGTGTTTTTAGTTTGCTAAAAAACTTTTTATTCTCTTTCTTTTTGGCTTTGGCTTCTTGTTTAAATTTATCAAAATCTTCAGGAATTACCATTGTATGTTTTTTCTGTTTTGCTTTTTTTCGGCATTAACACGTTTTAGTTTAAGCCGTTTTTCTTTTACTTCTTTGGGTGCTATGGTTTTCTTTCTTTTCTTTTTGATTTTTAAACTTTCTGTAATTAAAGTACGCATTTTAGCAAAAGCTAACTCCTTATTTTTAGCTTGCGACCTTGTTTCTTGTACATTTATACTCACATAACCTTCATTATTTATTCTATTAGAAAGTCTGCTTAGCAATAATTTTTTCTGTTCCAAACTTATAAAATTTGAAGTTTCAATATGCCATTGCACCACTACTTTAGTAGAAACTTTATTAACGTGCTGTCCGCCTGCTCCACCGCTTCGTGCAGTTTTAATAGTGTATTCTTTTTCTATGTCTTCAAAATTTATCATCTTGCGTGGGTAAAAATACAGAATATGTGGCAAAACATAAAAGTAGTAGAGTTGGCAAGCGTATTAGCAGGACCTTTGGTGGGTAGTTTTTTTGCTGAACTGGGAGCAAAAGTTGTTAAAGTAGAAAACAAAAATACTAATGGAGATATAACCAGGCAATGGAAATTAAAAACAGAAAATGCCAACATTAATTTTTCATCTTATTATGCTTCGTGCAATTATGGCAAAGAAATATTTATGCTGGATTTAAAAGATGAATTGAATTATAATAAAATAGTAGCTTTAATTAAAGATGCAGATATTGTTATCCAAAATTTTAAAGCCGGAGATGCCGAAAAACTACACTTAGATGCCGATACTTTATTGCAAATAAATCCTAAATTGATAGTAGGCGTTATTTCCGGTTTTGGAAAAGACGATAAACGCTTAGCTTATGATGTGGTGCTGCAAGCCGAAACGGGCTTTATGTTTATGAACGGAGAACCCAATAGCCGACCATTAAAAATGCCCGTGGCAATGATAGATGTGCTGGCTGCTCATCATTTAAAACAAGCTATTTTGGTAGCACTTTATGAAAGAAATTTTACTAAAAAAGGGCAGTGTGTGTCTGTTTCTTTGTTTGATGCCGCTTTGGCGGCTTTAGTAAATCAAGGTAGTGGATATTTAATGGAAAAACATATACCGCAAGCCATGGGTTCT
Coding sequences within:
- a CDS encoding YkgJ family cysteine cluster protein; the protein is MVIPEDFDKFKQEAKAKKKENKKFFSKLKTLKNGELDTLFNEAHEEVFACTDCLKCANCCKTTGPLFTQKDIERISTHLKMKPGQFVSSYLHIDEDQDYVLNTLPCPFLADDNYCGIYEVRPKACREYPHTDDNKMHRHLGITVKNVEICPAVYTIVEELKKKI
- the arfB gene encoding aminoacyl-tRNA hydrolase gives rise to the protein MINFEDIEKEYTIKTARSGGAGGQHVNKVSTKVVVQWHIETSNFISLEQKKLLLSRLSNRINNEGYVSINVQETRSQAKNKELAFAKMRTLITESLKIKKKRKKTIAPKEVKEKRLKLKRVNAEKKQNRKNIQW
- a CDS encoding thioredoxin family protein, with the protein product MKNFSTLLLVVACLFLAGNLKAGNNTKHAEKKEKAIMPSDNDRMNGDWYKYVEDAQKESKKTGKPILANFTGSDWCGWCIRLKKEVFNTDEFKKWAKENVILLELDFPRRTPLPEDLKAQNSSLQQAFRVSGYPTIWIFDLNFNKDTKQYNIEAIGKTGYVAGGPEKWIQGAEQILSQRKSK
- a CDS encoding CoA transferase, translated to MWQNIKVVELASVLAGPLVGSFFAELGAKVVKVENKNTNGDITRQWKLKTENANINFSSYYASCNYGKEIFMLDLKDELNYNKIVALIKDADIVIQNFKAGDAEKLHLDADTLLQINPKLIVGVISGFGKDDKRLAYDVVLQAETGFMFMNGEPNSRPLKMPVAMIDVLAAHHLKQAILVALYERNFTKKGQCVSVSLFDAALAALVNQGSGYLMEKHIPQAMGSKHPNIAPYGDMFLTKDNKYIVLAVGSNQQFALLCKILELDNLAKDEKFSTNQQRLFNRNELCILLEKAFLRKNAKDLMQLFLVQKIPAGLVKNLQEVFEEEKAQLMVQEFEIDGFKGKRVRTLLK